From a single Nakaseomyces glabratus chromosome F, complete sequence genomic region:
- the MTC2 gene encoding Mtc2p (CAGL0F07623g~Ortholog of S. cerevisiae : MTC2 and Saccharomyces cerevisiae S288C : YKL098W) gives MTEMDFDLEQIQKYELPDFETALLFSIVAKKNFLVLFDAEQRKLNDEISNEELIQKSVGDVMQKRTDFKINFKYQCINHVTDEMISEIQKCELDDYKNLETMEHVDEKGDRSANIAGVDQNVTIEFYLVEDIDRQSLADYYQLGRLMREGYIFNVQHNGIANNKKYWKLFIGTVAWKRDEYIIPDDILQLGAADKKYSHKHGQSFKLKSFSTGFEDWIRHKFWLVTTLAMPNIKPTIEVQAADDTASFSSVVITKDEAKEEEAITGSSDGAEKIISGDYKNYDNIHIQASLRRYILDIMVHIRTHRLTFNARGGGIHKNCYSNMITLSKIICIKDHKSFVVPQHVRLAAMWFLPLQLSVIDDSLKDNSILYGSKPELVRELMKRVVYVRNKQIIDMDNPLFMEALIVKSALKKIVPPV, from the coding sequence ATGACAGAAATGGATTTTGATTTGGagcaaatacaaaaatatgaGTTGCCAGATTTTGAGACTGCGTTACTATTCAGTATAGTTGCTAAAAAGAACTTCCTTGTGCTGTTTGATGCAGAGCAGAGAAAGCTCAACGATGAAATTTCCAATGAGGAGCTAATTCAGAAGTCTGTGGGAGATGTGATGCAGAAACGGACagatttcaaaatcaaCTTCAAATATCAATGCATTAACCATGTAACTGATGAGATGATCAGCGAGATACAAAAATGTGAGCTCGACGACTACAAAAACTTAGAGACAATGGAACACGTCGATGAGAAAGGCGATAGATCTGCTAATATCGCTGGAGTTGACCAGAATGTAACTATAGAGTTTTACCTCGTGGAAGACATCGATAGACAGTCGCTGGCTGACTATTACCAGCTGGGACGTCTAATGAGAGAGGGATATATCTTTAATGTGCAACACAATGGTATAGCGAACAACAAGAAGTATTGGAAACTTTTCATTGGGACTGTAGCATGGAAACGAgatgaatatataataccTGATGATATACTACAGTTGGGTGCCGCGGATAAGAAGTATTCACATAAACATGGCCAATCTTTCAAGCTGAAATCGTTTTCAACTGGGTTTGAGGACTGGATACGACACAAATTCTGGCTTGTCACGACATTAGCCATGCCAAATATCAAGCCTACTATAGAGGTCCAAGCTGCGGATGATACTGCTAGTTTTAGCTCTGTTGTAATAACTAAGGATGAAgcaaaggaagaagaagccaTAACCGGCTCAAGCGATGGTGCCgagaaaataataagtGGTGATTACAAGAATTACGATAACATACACATTCAAGCATCTCTGCGTAGGTATATTTTGGATATTATGGTTCATATACGTACGCATAGACTAACATTTAATGCCAGGGGCGGTGGCATACACAAGAACTGTTACTCCAATATGATAACATTGTCGAAGATAATATGCATAAAAGACCACAAGAGCTTTGTAGTACCGCAGCATGTGCGTCTTGCGGCTATGTGGTTCTTACCCTTACAGTTAAGTGTAATAGATGACTCACTTAAGGACAACTCCATTCTTTATGGTAGCAAGCCAGAACTAGTCAGGGAGCTAATGAAGCGGGTGGTATATGTTCGGAACAAGCAGATAATAGATATGGATAACCCGCTTTTCATGGAGGCACTTATTGTAAAAAGTGCTCTCAAGAAGATAGTTCCACCTGTATAG
- the UTP11 gene encoding rRNA-processing protein UTP11 (CAGL0F07645g~Ortholog(s) have role in endonucleolytic cleavage in 5'-ETS of tricistronic rRNA transcript (SSU-rRNA, 5.8S rRNA and LSU-rRNA), more), with protein sequence MAKLVHDIQKKQHRERSQLTGRARLGMLEKHKDYVKRAQDYHKKQNTLKALREKAKERNPDEYYHAMNTRKVDDKGLLIKSRYEDGEDPSLDMDQVKLLKTQDSNYIRTLRQVELKKLQRDKQLIGYKSQSKHTVFVDDQDSMRDFKAENYFKTTKEFLDRPENRLTVDQLTSQNLNVGDSESLLMPKESLDKKRLKKIKQVKLHMEREKQLNQIQQRMDSQRERMKKGSKKKIISDTGNVTFKWKKQRKR encoded by the coding sequence ATGGCTAAATTAGTGCACGATATCCAGAAGAAGCAGCATAGGGAGCGTTCGCAGCTCACAGGTCGTGCTAGACTTGGTATGCTTGAGAAGCATAAGGACTATGTGAAGCGTGCTCAAGACTATCATAAGAAACAGAACACTCTAAAGGCCCTCCGGGAGAAAGCTAAGGAGAGGAACCCTGATGAATATTACCATGCCATGAATACTAGAAAAGTAGATGACAAGGGTCTTCTTATAAAATCAAGATATGAAGATGGTGAAGATCCCTCTCTAGATATGGATCAAGTTAAACTGTTAAAGACGCAGGATAGTAACTATATAAGAACACTTAGACAAGTTGAGCTGAAAAAACTACAAAGAGACAAGCAACTTATTGGTTATAAGTCACAATCGAAACACACAGTTTTTGTAGATGATCAAGATAGCATGAGAGACTTTAAAGCAGAGAACTACTTCAAAACTACAAAGGAATTTCTAGATAGACCAGAGAATAGATTAACCGTAGATCAATTGACatctcaaaatttaaaCGTTGGTGATTCAGAATCATTATTGATGCCAAAGGAATCACTAGACAAAAAAAGacttaaaaaaataaaacaagtTAAACTACACATGGAAAGGGAGAAACAACTAAATCAGATACAACAGAGGATGGATAGTCAACGAGAGAGGATGAAGAAAGGatcaaaaaagaagattatTTCTGATACTGGTAATGTAACATTCAAATGGAAGAAGCAACGTAAGCGTTag
- the MSS11 gene encoding Mss11p (CAGL0F07667g~Ortholog(s) have transcriptional activator activity, RNA polymerase II core promoter proximal region sequence-specific binding activity), whose amino-acid sequence MNIGGSNPYNNNPNSGYPSNNGYNNNKMDYRGKNMSSSSIHTTEGSTPNTAGGMGKEPYSNVSGSQRSSDTLKQQKFIVSDAMAKNSRQLLFAHIYNYLVHNKFYSTASQFLKEVEVPLTTIENIGKIKENTVRDDSSQMRYDDIPENLLRPDMLLNASDTFLVEWWEIFRTLFDHVDGIPNESLDSNGNQEVFKQRIMAILPHNNPTVPPPFINGAENLVDPERHMNIARGSSVSQPSGVLRSPTQNELLNNSQDQRPPQFRSKSMMNGMPPGLSSMSTPNGVEGMQGNFERPTFQQSKSAALPTQRKSSIEEQANRNSSNFSGFGSQSPKNVNEDNEIDSKSAKGKLRSKSSKRGKVGKAAGTPKYNEVDEKHSTMQGSPFSPELLGSNNPVLQNQSKPSAQSQMNGSQWDPNFLMQQQRNPQQWQKLNGNNMQQDIPNSSHPSIGSNNPSNTSHRFNSRRKEQYDSKPEAIGNGSHRSSTSPSAGSVGNMSADYGDQNEYGSNKSSNFSGAFTNNNAMFQEMAKTMNLMMNQKSEEMNQWNKSNPYNMRPDNMPMSTMNWNNFPMPKGTSNSFNKDMLQAMQNKMMQSQSSSGMDPNLQQQYLMMMNMLMNFQSGNGFQSNPTNVYKSRGNDLDFAQPFSSENNLANDQSNIRSSYEAYQEDSKTPSTENGGRKMNMTPSLQSTNMISNGQMKHSTSRFSPTHGAPNQSELNKMESTQRGNDISHNYNPPNNRFVGNNLKSQNFSLASQDESVIAAAKKGRRKLTKLNKRNLATPESTSNTNYPESNKNGISTPNGSVGNKGKQTDINGHSNYPDNPFELFNI is encoded by the coding sequence ATGAATATAGGTGGTAGTAACCCGTATAACAATAATCCGAACTCTGGGTACCCATCCAATAATGGgtacaacaataataaaatggaCTACAGGGGGAAAAACATGAGTTCATCTAGTATACATACGACAGAAGGAAGTACTCCTAATACTGCTGGCGGTATGGGAAAGGAACCATATTCTAATGTCTCGGGAAGTCAAAGATCGTCAGACACTCTGAAGCAACAAAAATTCATAGTCTCAGATGCGATGGCTAAGAATTCAAGGCAACTTCTATTTGCACATATTTACAATTACCTGGTCCACAATAAATTCTACTCCACCGCATCACAATTTCTGAAAGAGGTTGAGGTTCCTTTAACCacaatagaaaatataGGGAAGATAAAGGAAAATACAGTGAGAGATGACTCCTCTCAAATGAGATATGATGATATTCCAGAGAATCTCTTAAGACCAGATATGCTTTTGAATGCCTCGGACACCTTTCTAGTAGAGTGGTGGGAAATTTTCCGGACACTTTTCGATCATGTTGATGGTATTCCAAATGAAAGTTTGGATAGTAACGGAAACCAAGAGGTATTTAAACAACGAATAATGGCCATTTTGCCGCATAACAACCCAACAGTACCTCCACCATTTATTAACGGTGCTGAGAATTTGGTGGATCCTGAAAGACATATGAATATTGCTAGAGGCAGTAGTGTCTCTCAGCCAAGTGGTGTCCTGCGAAGCCCAACACAGAATGAGTTGCTGAATAATAGTCAAGATCAAAGACCACCACAATTTCGATCGAAAAGTATGATGAATGGCATGCCTCCGGGTTTATCTTCTATGAGTACTCCAAATGGTGTAGAGGGTATGCAGGGTAATTTTGAGAGACCAACTTTCCAACAGAGCAAATCAGCAGCTCTGCCGACACAAAGAAAATCTAGCATTGAAGAGCAAGCAAATAGAAATTCAAGTAACTTTTCTGGTTTCGGTTCCCAATCTCCTAAAAATGTGAATGAGgataatgaaattgatagcAAATCAGCTAAGGGCAAATTGAGATCCAAGAGTTCGAAAAGGGGTAAGGTTGGAAAGGCAGCAGGAACTCccaaatataatgaagTTGATGAAAAACATAGTACAATGCAGGGGAGTCCGTTTTCTCCTGAACTATTGGGTTCTAATAATCCTGTATTACAAAATCAAAGTAAGCCTTCGGCTCAATCACAAATGAATGGATCTCAATGGGAtccaaattttttgatgcaacaacaaagaaacCCTCAACAATGGCAAAAATTAAATGGGAACAATATGCAGCAAGATATCCCTAATTCAAGTCATCCTAGCATTGGATCAAACAACCCTTCTAATACAAGTCATAGATTTAATAGTAGACGGAAAGAGCAATATGATTCAAAACCTGAAGCTATCGGTAATGGATCACATAGAAGCTCGACTTCACCAAGTGCGGGTTCAGTGGGAAATATGTCTGCGGATTATGGTGATCAAAATGAATATGGCAGCAATAAATCCTCAAACTTCAGCGGTGCTTTTACCAATAATAATGCTATGTTTCAAGAAATGGCAAAAACAATGAATTTAATGATGAATCAAAAAAGCGAAGAGATGAACCAATGGAATAAATCAAATCCCTACAATATGAGACCTGATAATATGCCAATGTCAACGATGAATTGGAATAACTTCCCTATGCCGAAAGGAACGTCTAATTCCTTTAACAAGGACATGTTACAAGCCatgcaaaataaaatgatgCAATCTCAATCTTCATCAGGAATGGATCCAAACcttcaacaacaatatttaatgatgatgaacATGCTGATGAATTTTCAAAGTGGAAACGGATTTCAATCCAACCCAACTAACGTATACAAATCACGAGGCAATGATCTGGATTTTGCTCAACCGTTTTCATCTGAGAATAATCTTGCTAACGATCAGTCAAACATCAGATCTTCCTATGAAGCATATCAAGAGGATTCCAAAACACCTTCTACAGAAAATGGAGGTCGTAAAATGAACATGACACCTTCTCTACAAAGTACTAATATGATATCCAATGGACAGATGAAACATTCAACTTCTCGTTTTTCACCGACTCATGGTGCACCAAATCAATCTGAACTGAATAAGATGGAGTCAACACAAAGAGGAAATGATATTTCACACAATTACAATCCACCAAATAACAGGTTTGTAGGAAACAATTTAAAAAgccaaaatttttctttagctTCTCAAGATGAAAGTGTTATTGCTGCTGCAAAAAAGGGTAGAAGGAAGCTTACGAaattaaacaaaagaaatttggCTACGCCAGAAAGCACTTCAAATACAAACTATCCCGaaagtaataaaaatggAATAAGTACTCCAAACGGTTCAGTGGGCAATAAGGGTAAGCAGACAGATATAAATGGGCATAGCAATTATCCCGACAATCCATTTGAATTGTTCAACATCTGA